The window GCGTTTGACCAAACTCAAGGTGCTGCGGAGTAATCCAGCATCGACGTAGGGGCCGTAGTATCGATCTTTGAGGTTTTTCCGGCGCTTACGAGTGACAAAAATGCGAGGATACGCTTCAGACCAGGTAATACAGAGATACGGATATTTTTTGTCGTCTTTCAGCAGAACATTAAAGTGGGGCTGGTGCTGCTTAATCAGATTGGCTTCTAGAGCCAGCGCCTCGGCTTCGGTATCGGTGACGATGAACTCAATTTCGACGACCTGCATCACCATCACAGCGGTGCGAGGCATGTGGCGATGGGTATCCCGAAAGTAAGAGCGAACCCGGTTCCGCAGCTTTTTAGATTTACCAATGTAAAGAATTTGATCCCGAGCATCTTTCATGAAGTAGACACCGGGCTCTAAGGGAAGCTCTTTTAGACGGGCTTCGAGGCGATCCGGATCTTTGAGCAGAGGAGTCGGCGCTTCAGAGAACACGATAGGCTGCAATTAGGCGGGAGCTTGCTTTATAAAGCATAGCGAGAATAGTCAGAGATGCAGCGTGATCAGGAGAATGCCGTCGGATAGTGACTCTCCCAAAGTTTGGGCGCGACCCCGAGATGCCGTCACCGATATCACCTGTTGTCGAGGATGCCTGGGATAAAGCATCAACCGTTTCCTCAGAAGGTGACCAGAAAGCTGAAGTAGATGCCGCACCTACAGTCTCACAATGATTTCTCTGATTCTCATGTTGGTTTATTGCGAATTCCCCCAATGCTTTCAATAGCGAGTCAGAATAGATAGATAAGCAGGATTGTCTGCAGCGCTCCAATCCTCGGCGGAGGTATTTGTTGCAAGAGGAATCCTGCATCTTCTTAAGACCATGCAAGCCTTAATTAAGGAGCAAGATCTGCTCCAACAAAATCAGTCTCTACGTGAAGAAAACCAAGCACTTCGAGACGAAAATACCCACCTCAGAGCGGAGATTGCGCAGCTCAAACGCGTTATCTATCGACTACAGATAATGGTTAGACGCTACTCGTAGTTCCATTACCTCTGTGTTTTAATCATTCGCGCAGGTTGGGTAACAAGAAGTAAGCTCCAGCCTCAATACGGGCTTTTTTGAACATCACTATCGGCCCGAATAGAGGCTGTTGAACGTTCTTAATCCTCCGGCAGTTTGTATTGACTTACAATGCGCTTCGCGAATTCAGGGACGTGATCATCCAGTATTTCAGGATGATGACGCTTCACGTATAGGTAGTTGCGAGTAAAGTGAGAGTCAATGGAAAAGCGGGCATACTCCATGCCTTTAGGGCCAAGGCGCTCAATCACAACCCCCATGAGCTTGGCCGCCCACATTGGCAGCGTCACCCCCTTGTCGTAGGCAGGAATGCTCTGCTGAACAGCGGCTTTGCGATCGCCTTCAGACATCACCGGTTGCGTATCGAGCTGATCCATCACCAGTTCCAGCATTTCTTGACCGAGATCGTTGCGGACGGTAATCCACTGCCAGCCAAAAGGGGCTCCCATATAGCCCACCACAATGTCAGCAAGGCCATTCACATAGTCAAAGCAGCTCATGCAAGAAGGAGCAAAAACATCCTTGAGCTGATTAGTCTTCAGACCAAAGAACGGCACCGTTTCAACCGAGCCATCTTCATGCTTGAAGTGAACTCGGAAGTCTTGCATAAACTCATAGTGGACAACGGTTTCCGGCGACCGGCTCGTGGTTTCTAAGAACTTTTGTAATCCGGCTCGGGTGACGTTATCTACACAGGGGGTACCCAGCACATAGAGTTTTTCTAACCCCATTTGTTTTTCAACGGCTCGCAGCGCCTGGATCTGGCAGCCTACTCCAATGACTAGCAGCCGTTTCATCCCCGACTGCTCCACCTGTTCTAGAACCGACAGGTTAGGAGAAAGGGTCGGCTTATTGACCCGAGCGGCGAGAATCTCTTCAGGGGTGGTGGCGAGAACCGGTTTGGGCTGAAAGCGATCTTCCTCTGTGTTTTGGACACAGACGACCCCCTCTACTTTGCCTTGGGTCAGCATTGCGATCGCAATCGAACTGACAATCCCTGTCCACTGGGCGCCTTCAATGGGCTGCTGCTTGCGCGCCGCCATCATCGACTGGTGGACGCCAAAATACTGTTCAGTCTGATTATTTAAATCGCGATCGCGACCGTGGGTTTGAGTTTCTAATTCAGGAAATTGCTGATTGAGAAACGCACAGGCTTCTTTAACGTAATGGATGTAGTAGGTGTCGCAGAGACCACACTCACTGCACAATTCTTTGGCGGGGCGGCGGGCACCTGGACGAAGTGCCTTAGCTTTTTGGTGGGGAGGCTGAGCCAGCGTCATTGTTAAAGAGTTTTGCAATGTAACCTTACAATCACCATACCGCAAGGGTTTTACCGTTCCGATTTCGATAACTAAATGTAACGAAATGCTGCGACTTTAGATTGCAGAATTCGTAAGGCTACTGGCAATCTAGACTATGCTTATTTCTATCGGTTGCTCTTACAGGAACAGAGCTTGCTGAGGGTGTGAGATTGGGAGTCTTGGGAGCTGCCCGTGCAGTTTCTTTGTTGCTAAGTTCCCTGCGAGTATTCAGGACGTTTGAGTTGCTGTATGGGGTTTGCAGCTCATAGGGTTTGGCCCTCACCTATCGCAACTAGGTAGGGGGTTAACGATGGGGTATTTCCCTTTCTAAGCCTGTTGAGTTGTGCTCTTTTTGGGGTCGTTACCTGACTGCGCTGCTGAATGATTTGCTGTCTCAATCCTTATTGTCCTCAGCCCATGAACCGCGATACGGCAAAGGTTTGCCAAAGCTGCGGAACTCCCCTCGTGGCAATGTTGCGAGGGCGTTACCAGCCCCTTAAGCTAATTGGCCGAGGCGGATTTGGACGCACAT is drawn from Leptolyngbya sp. SIO1E4 and contains these coding sequences:
- a CDS encoding Coenzyme F420 hydrogenase/dehydrogenase, beta subunit C-terminal domain, which gives rise to MTLAQPPHQKAKALRPGARRPAKELCSECGLCDTYYIHYVKEACAFLNQQFPELETQTHGRDRDLNNQTEQYFGVHQSMMAARKQQPIEGAQWTGIVSSIAIAMLTQGKVEGVVCVQNTEEDRFQPKPVLATTPEEILAARVNKPTLSPNLSVLEQVEQSGMKRLLVIGVGCQIQALRAVEKQMGLEKLYVLGTPCVDNVTRAGLQKFLETTSRSPETVVHYEFMQDFRVHFKHEDGSVETVPFFGLKTNQLKDVFAPSCMSCFDYVNGLADIVVGYMGAPFGWQWITVRNDLGQEMLELVMDQLDTQPVMSEGDRKAAVQQSIPAYDKGVTLPMWAAKLMGVVIERLGPKGMEYARFSIDSHFTRNYLYVKRHHPEILDDHVPEFAKRIVSQYKLPED